GGCGCTCACGGGGCTGGCCGAACCGGTGGCCTCGGTGATGGCGGCGAGCCTGGTCGGGGTGTTCGTGAGCGTCCTGCCCTGGGCGCTGGCCTTCGCCGGCGGTGCGATGCTCTTCGTGGTCAGCCACGAGATCATCCCCGAATCGCACCGTCGGGGCCATGCTTCCCTGGCCACGTCGGGGCTGACCGTCGGCTTCGCCTTGATGATGCTGCTCGACACCGCCTTGGGCTGACACGCCGGGGCGCAACAAAGCGAAACGCCGACCCGAAGGTCGGCGTTTCTGTTGTTGGGGTGGCGAGCCAAACCCCCGGCACTTGCAGGAAACGGCTGTGGCTGCTGCGTTCCCGCCCTGACCAGGTTCACCGCGCTGCAATGCGGGGAGACCCGCCACGCCGCGCATTGTATCAGGTTCGGCCCTCGCGGTTGGTATCACTTCGGCGCGGGCGACCGCGGTGCTGGTTACTTGAGATCGGGGAAATCGTCCTCGCAGAACTCCAGCGCCCCCCGCTCGGCCCGTTGCGCCTCCCGCTTGCGCAACTCGACGCGACGGATCTTGCCGGAGATGGTCTTGGGCAGATCGGCGAACTCGAGCCGACGGATGCGCTTGTAAGGCGCCAGATGCGCGCGCGTGAACGCGAGGATGTCGCGCGCCAGTTCGGCGCTCGGCGTCTGCCCGGCGACCAGGATCACGAAGGCCTTGGGCACGGCCAGGCGAACCGGATCGGGGCTGGGTACCACCGCAGCCTCGGCCACGGCCGGATGCTCGATGAGCACGCTTTCGAGCTCGAACGGGCTGATGCGATAGTCGGAGGCCTTGAACACGTCGTCGGCGCGGCCCACGTAGGTGATGTAGCCGTCGGCGTCGATCTCGGCCACGTCGCCAGTGTGATAGAAGCCGTCACGCATCGCTTCGGCGGTCTTGGCCGCGTCACCGGCGTAACCGCGCATGAGCCCCACGGGGCGTGCGGCCAGGTCGAGGCAGACTTCGCCCTCCTTGGCGGGGCGGCCGTCGTTGCCGATCAGCGCCACCGTGTAGCCCGGCAGCGGTCGCCCCATCGACCCCGGCTTGAGCCGCTGCCCCGGCGGATTGCCGATCTGGGCGGTGGTTTCGGTCTGGCCGAAGCCGTCTCGGATGGTGATGCCCCAGGCCTTTTCCACCTGCTCGATCACCTCCGGGTTGAGCGGCTCGCCGGCACCGATCAGTTCGCGCAGCACCACCGGATAGGCCGCCAGATCCTGCTGGATGAGCATGCGCCAGACCGTGGGCGGAGCGCACAGGGTGCTGATCTCGTACTTGACCAGCACCTCCAGAAGCGCGGCGGCATCGAAGCGGGTGTAGTTGTAGAGGAACACCGTGGCGCCGGCGTTCCACGGGGCGAAGAAGCAGCTCCAGGCATGCTTGGCCCAGCCCGGCGAGCTGATGTTCATGTGCCGGTCGCCGGGTTGCAGGCCGATCCAGTACATGGTCGACAGGTGCCCGACCGGATAGGACTGGTGGCTGTGCTCCACGAGTTTGGGTTTGGAGGTGGTGCCCGAGGTGAAATACAGCAGCAGCGGATCATCCACCGGGGTCGGGCCATCGGGCACGAAGCGGGTGTCGGCCGCGTAGGCGTCCTCGTAGGCCAGCCAGCCGTCCTGAGCACCACCGACGACGATACGGGTGAAGCCGGTCTTGCCCTCGAATTTGTCCACATGCGCCGTGCCGATCACCGCGTGCCTGACCTGCCCCCGCGCGAGGCGATCGTCCAGATCGTCGGGCGCCAGCAAGGTGGTGGCCGGAATCAGCACCGCACCGAGCTTGATGGCGGCGAGCATGGTCTCCCACAGGGGCACCTCGTTGCCCAGCATCACCAGCACCCGGTCCCCGCGCACGACGCCCTGGGCACGCAGCCAGTTGGCCACCTGGTTCGATCGGACCGACATCTGCGCGAAGCTCAGCTTCGCTTCGCGACCGTCCTGCTCGACGATCCACAGGGCCGGCTGGTCGTTACCCTCGGCCATGACGTCGAAGTAGTCGATCGCCCAGTTGAACTGCGTCAGCGCCGGCCAGCGGAACTGCGCGTAGGCGGTGTCGTAATCGGTGCGATGTTCGAGCAGGAAGTCGCGGGCCGCGATGAACGGGGCTGCAGCACTCATGGAATCGTCTCCTTCGTTATGGGCATCATGGTGCGCGCCGACATCGCCCTGACCATGCCGCCACGCTGGAGCGCCATTCTTACGTTGACGTTAACGTAATGCAACCGCGCGGATCAATGCGTTGCCCGCACAAGACCGCCCTGGGGGTTACCGGCGTCGCTGCCGGCAGGCCTCGAACAGGCAGATGCCGGTGGCGACCGAAACGTTGAGGCTGTCGACCGATCCATGCATGGGAATCTTGGCGAGCACGTCGCAGGTGTCGCGGGTCAGGCGCCGCAGGCCGCTGCCCTCCGCGCCCAGCACCCAGGCCACCGGGCCGGTCTGATCGACCTCGTAGAGCGATTGCTCCGCCTCGCCGGCCGCACCGACGATCCAGATGCCGGCCTCCTGCATCTGGCGCATGGCCCGGGCCAGATTGGTGACGGTCACGTAGGGCACCGTGTCCGCGGCGCCGCTGGCCACCTTGATGGCGGTGGCATTGAGGCTCGCGGAGCGGTCCTTGGGCGCGATCACCGCCTGGGCGCCAGCGGCATCGGCCACGCGCAGGCAGGCGCCCAGGTTGTGCGGATCGGTCACCCCATCGAGCACCAGCAGCAGCGCCGGCCCGTCGAGGGTCTCGAGCACGTCCTCGAGCTTGAGCACCTTGTGCTGGGCATCGACACGCGCGACCACGCCCTGGTGGCGCGCGCCGCCGGCCATGCCGTCCAGGCGCGCCGCATCGGTGGGCATCACCCG
The nucleotide sequence above comes from Nitrogeniibacter mangrovi. Encoded proteins:
- the rlmB gene encoding 23S rRNA (guanosine(2251)-2'-O)-methyltransferase RlmB — encoded protein: MAKASGRETRFIFGFHAIQSRLRNDAESIHELHVAEGRQDARSRDLVALAESLGVRVMPTDAARLDGMAGGARHQGVVARVDAQHKVLKLEDVLETLDGPALLLVLDGVTDPHNLGACLRVADAAGAQAVIAPKDRSASLNATAIKVASGAADTVPYVTVTNLARAMRQMQEAGIWIVGAAGEAEQSLYEVDQTGPVAWVLGAEGSGLRRLTRDTCDVLAKIPMHGSVDSLNVSVATGICLFEACRQRRR
- a CDS encoding AMP-binding protein; amino-acid sequence: MSAAAPFIAARDFLLEHRTDYDTAYAQFRWPALTQFNWAIDYFDVMAEGNDQPALWIVEQDGREAKLSFAQMSVRSNQVANWLRAQGVVRGDRVLVMLGNEVPLWETMLAAIKLGAVLIPATTLLAPDDLDDRLARGQVRHAVIGTAHVDKFEGKTGFTRIVVGGAQDGWLAYEDAYAADTRFVPDGPTPVDDPLLLYFTSGTTSKPKLVEHSHQSYPVGHLSTMYWIGLQPGDRHMNISSPGWAKHAWSCFFAPWNAGATVFLYNYTRFDAAALLEVLVKYEISTLCAPPTVWRMLIQQDLAAYPVVLRELIGAGEPLNPEVIEQVEKAWGITIRDGFGQTETTAQIGNPPGQRLKPGSMGRPLPGYTVALIGNDGRPAKEGEVCLDLAARPVGLMRGYAGDAAKTAEAMRDGFYHTGDVAEIDADGYITYVGRADDVFKASDYRISPFELESVLIEHPAVAEAAVVPSPDPVRLAVPKAFVILVAGQTPSAELARDILAFTRAHLAPYKRIRRLEFADLPKTISGKIRRVELRKREAQRAERGALEFCEDDFPDLK